The following coding sequences lie in one Apium graveolens cultivar Ventura chromosome 3, ASM990537v1, whole genome shotgun sequence genomic window:
- the LOC141714848 gene encoding uncharacterized protein LOC141714848, which produces MESAVFNLIEDLDQSTTNWKIKARVTRMWTNVSFENGSVKGYNVILLDDDNNHVHAFAYPNIWNGFKTPAIKEAFIFSQYTTVTTVEDDGMIPAYIFEFLDLGDLFAEASKYQPQQQPEFAISIIGVIEDFEPLTKLDTKFGMRDIVKFRICDSSNQHKVNVWGDLDVLANNIYNKELQSPVIAIITNTKVTTFMNTVQIGTLPSSKLYLNLDDESVTDMRMSFRIMVLAEDDTFSCNVMLMDRAARRIALEEGLPQSPSPSESAHISESSSINFSVNSVDLDAIDHTLGSAKSVTKKIKKEK; this is translated from the exons ATGGAATCTGCCGTATTCAATCTTATTGAAGACCTTGATCAATCGACTACCAATTGGAAGATTAAGGCTAGAGTAACTAGGATGTGGACCAACGTTAGCTTTGAGAATGGATCAGTCAAAGGATATAATGTCATTCTGCTTGATGATGAT AATAATCACGTCCATGCATTTGCTTATCCCAATATTTGGAATGGATTCAAAACTCCGGCGATTAAGGAGGCGTTTAT ATTTTCACAATATACTACGGTCACCACTGTTGAAGACGATGGCATGATTCCTGCCTACATATTCGAATTTCTGGATTTAGGTGATCTTTTTGCTGAGGCCAGCAAATATCAGCCACAACAACAACCTGAATTTGCTATAA GTATAATTGGAGTTATTGAGGATTTTGAACCTCTAACAAAACTTGACACAAAATTTGGCATGCGAGACATTGTCAAATTCAGGATTTGTGATTCCAG TAATCAACATAAAGTCAATGTTTGGGGAGATCTTGATGTGTTGGCCAATAACATTTATAATAAGGAACTCCAGTCTCCAGTCATTGCAATAATAACGAACACAAAAGTTACAACTTTCATGA ATACTGTGCAGATTGGTACTTTGCCATCTTCAAAATTGTACCTCAACCTAGATGATGAATCTGTGACTGATATGAGGATGAG TTTTCGTATCATGGTCCTTGCCGAAGATGATACATTCTCATGTAATGTTATGCTCATGGACCGAGCTGCTAGAAGGATT GCTCTTGAAGAAGGCCTTCCTCAG AGTCCAAGTCCATCTGAATCTGCACATATATCAGAATCTTCCTCCATCAACTTTTCCGTTAAT TCTGTCGATCTTGATGCCATTGATCATACTCTAGGCTCTGCAAAATCAGttaccaaaaaaattaaaaag GAGAAGTAA